ATTATCGAAACCATTCAAAAGAAAGATGTACTACACAGCTTCTATATGAAGCGCTACTTAATGCGTGCGATGATGGCGGGTTTTATTATTAGCATTATCTCCGTATTTGTACTCATGGTTAAAACAACATTTGCACCTGACGTTCCTTTAGGTGTTGTCAATATGATTGGTTCAATTACATTTAGCTTTGCACTTGTTCTGATCTTATTCACAAACTCCGAACTGCTTACCAGTAATTTTATGTATTTTACGGTAGGACTTTATTATCATTTAATACAGCCAATGCGTGTATTAAAAATATTTATGCTTTGCTTTTTCGGTAATATTGCCGGGGCGTTTATCTTCTTCGCTATATTACGCTGTAGTGATGTGATGTCGGCAGATATGGTTGCGATGTTGAATCAAATGATACACACCAAAACAGAAGTATATAACTTTCAAAATATCCTTGTTCGCGCTATCTTTGCGAACTTCTTTATCAATATTGCACTTGTCATTGCCATGCAAATTGATGATGTTTATGCCAAAAT
This region of Staphylococcus sp. IVB6240 genomic DNA includes:
- a CDS encoding formate/nitrite transporter family protein; this translates as MNDTNIKWDTIFYGRKWVSNIIETIQKKDVLHSFYMKRYLMRAMMAGFIISIISVFVLMVKTTFAPDVPLGVVNMIGSITFSFALVLILFTNSELLTSNFMYFTVGLYYHLIQPMRVLKIFMLCFFGNIAGAFIFFAILRCSDVMSADMVAMLNQMIHTKTEVYNFQNILVRAIFANFFINIALVIAMQIDDVYAKMFVMMFGVTIFAFMGFEHVVYNATLFVGQLFYDFSAVHVIGMLKNIVAAFVGNYIGGGLIIGLFYAYLNDHGQFETIKKANKIQRLNK